The Streptomyces sp. HUAS CB01 genome has a segment encoding these proteins:
- a CDS encoding NAD(P)/FAD-dependent oxidoreductase, whose amino-acid sequence MSPENTFVIVGGGLAAGKAAEALREHGHRGPLVIIGDERERPYIRPPLSKGYLLGKEERDSIFVHPEDWYAEHDVELLLGTSAASVDVRAREVELDGGRRVPYAKLLLATGSSPRRLSVPGADLDNVLYLRRVGDSERLRAAFTEGARIVVIGGGWIGLETAAAARTAGAEVTVLEHSELPLLKVLGREAAEVFAGLHKDHGVDLRPRAEVESITGTDGRVDGVRLADGSRLDADAVVVGIGITPNVRLAQEAGLEVRDGIVTDEHLRTSVADIYAAGDVANAYHPRLGRHLRVEHWANALNQPLTAALSMLGQDAVYERLPYFYTDQYDLGMEYTGYAEPGGYDRVVFRGDVAGREFIAFWMAKNRVLAGMSVNVWDVIDPIRALIQAGAGIDEARLSDPGVPLDSLVP is encoded by the coding sequence GTGTCCCCTGAGAATACTTTCGTCATCGTCGGAGGCGGACTGGCCGCGGGCAAGGCCGCGGAGGCCCTGCGGGAGCACGGCCACCGCGGCCCGCTCGTGATCATCGGCGACGAGCGGGAGCGGCCGTACATCCGGCCGCCGCTCTCCAAGGGCTACCTCCTGGGCAAGGAGGAGCGCGACTCGATCTTCGTGCATCCCGAGGACTGGTACGCCGAGCACGACGTCGAGCTGCTGCTGGGTACGAGCGCGGCGTCCGTCGACGTGCGGGCCAGGGAGGTGGAGCTGGACGGCGGGCGCCGGGTGCCCTACGCCAAGCTGCTCCTCGCGACCGGTTCGTCCCCGCGGCGGCTGTCCGTTCCCGGAGCCGATCTCGACAACGTGCTGTATCTGCGCCGTGTCGGCGACAGCGAACGACTCAGGGCGGCCTTCACCGAGGGCGCGAGGATCGTGGTGATCGGCGGTGGATGGATCGGCCTGGAGACCGCGGCGGCCGCCCGGACCGCCGGGGCCGAGGTGACGGTGCTGGAGCACTCGGAGCTGCCGCTGCTGAAGGTGCTCGGGCGCGAAGCGGCGGAGGTGTTCGCCGGGCTCCACAAGGACCACGGTGTGGATCTCCGCCCCCGCGCGGAGGTCGAGAGCATCACCGGAACCGACGGCCGCGTGGACGGGGTGCGGCTCGCCGACGGCAGCCGGCTGGACGCGGACGCCGTGGTCGTGGGCATCGGCATCACGCCCAATGTCCGGCTCGCCCAGGAGGCGGGCCTGGAGGTGAGGGACGGGATCGTCACGGACGAGCATCTGCGGACGTCGGTGGCCGACATCTACGCCGCGGGCGACGTAGCCAACGCGTACCACCCGCGGCTCGGCCGGCACCTCCGCGTCGAGCACTGGGCCAACGCCCTGAACCAGCCGCTCACGGCGGCCCTGAGCATGCTCGGCCAGGACGCCGTGTACGAGCGGCTGCCGTACTTCTACACGGACCAGTACGACCTCGGGATGGAGTACACCGGGTACGCGGAACCGGGCGGCTACGACCGCGTGGTCTTCCGGGGCGACGTCGCCGGGCGCGAGTTCATCGCCTTCTGGATGGCGAAGAACCGCGTCCTCGCGGGCATGAGCGTCAACGTATGGGACGTCATCGATCCGATCCGTGCCCTGATCCAGGCCGGTGCGGGGATCGACGAGGCCCGCCTTTCCGACCCCGGGGTGCCTCTCGACAGCCTCGTCCCCTGA
- a CDS encoding L-aspartate oxidase yields the protein MAATERRLSTMVLVIGTGGAGLRAAIELAEAGVDVLVVGKRPKEDAHTALAAGGINASLATMDPEDSWQQHAADTLKESYLLGDPRTTRIVTQGAARGIDDLERYGMAFAREDDGRISQRFFGAHKYRRTAFAGDYTGLEIQRTLIRRAAQLDIPVLDSIYITRLLVHDGTVFGAYGFDLTDGTRHLVHADAVILAAGGHTRIWRRTSSRRDENTGDSFRLAVEAGARLRDPELVQFHPSGIIEPENAAGTLVSEAARGEGGILRNALGERFMTRYDPQRMELSTRDRVALASYTEIKEGRGTPDGGVWLDVSHLPRQTIMNRLPRVYQTLLDLQMLDITREPIEVAPTAHYSMGGVWVRPEDHSTDVRGLYAIGEASSGLHGANRLGGNSLIELLVYGRITAQAAAAHSASLTAHPRSAAAVHEARAEIDGLLAADGPENVRALQRAIRNTMTEHAGVVRDEEGLRTGLTELAAIEERMERVGVHPDIAGYQDLAHAFDLKSAALAARATLEAALERRETRGCHNRSDYPGTNPDLQVNLVWSPTTGITHESIPPVPEEIASLMEDVSTDGKLAE from the coding sequence ATGGCTGCCACCGAACGACGACTCTCCACCATGGTGCTGGTGATCGGCACCGGCGGAGCCGGCCTGCGGGCGGCGATCGAACTGGCCGAGGCCGGTGTCGACGTCCTCGTGGTCGGCAAGCGCCCCAAGGAGGACGCCCACACCGCCCTGGCCGCCGGAGGGATCAACGCCTCGCTGGCCACCATGGACCCCGAGGACAGCTGGCAGCAGCACGCCGCCGACACCCTCAAGGAGAGCTACCTCCTCGGCGACCCCCGCACCACCCGGATCGTCACCCAGGGCGCCGCCCGCGGCATCGACGACCTCGAGCGCTACGGCATGGCGTTCGCCAGGGAGGACGACGGCCGTATCTCCCAGCGCTTCTTCGGCGCGCACAAGTACCGCCGCACCGCCTTCGCCGGCGACTACACCGGTCTGGAGATCCAGCGCACCCTCATCCGGCGCGCCGCCCAGCTCGACATCCCCGTCCTCGACAGCATCTACATCACCCGTCTGCTGGTCCACGACGGCACCGTCTTCGGCGCCTACGGCTTCGACCTCACCGACGGAACCCGTCACCTCGTACACGCCGACGCCGTGATCCTCGCCGCCGGCGGACACACCCGTATCTGGCGCCGCACCTCCTCCCGGCGCGACGAGAACACCGGCGACTCCTTCCGTCTCGCCGTCGAAGCGGGCGCCCGTCTGCGCGACCCGGAGCTCGTCCAGTTCCACCCCTCCGGCATCATCGAACCCGAGAACGCCGCCGGCACACTCGTCAGCGAAGCCGCCCGCGGCGAGGGCGGCATCCTGCGCAACGCCCTCGGCGAGCGGTTCATGACCCGCTACGACCCCCAGCGCATGGAACTCTCCACCCGCGACCGGGTCGCCCTGGCCTCCTACACCGAGATCAAGGAAGGCCGCGGCACCCCCGACGGCGGCGTCTGGCTCGACGTCTCCCACCTCCCCCGACAGACGATCATGAACCGGCTTCCGCGCGTCTACCAGACCCTGCTGGACCTGCAGATGCTCGACATCACCCGCGAACCCATCGAGGTCGCACCCACCGCCCACTACTCCATGGGCGGCGTCTGGGTCCGGCCCGAGGACCACAGCACCGACGTCCGCGGGCTGTACGCCATCGGCGAAGCCTCCAGCGGACTGCACGGCGCCAACCGCCTCGGCGGCAACAGCCTCATCGAACTGCTCGTCTACGGGCGCATCACCGCACAGGCCGCCGCGGCCCACTCCGCGTCGCTCACCGCACACCCGCGTTCCGCCGCGGCCGTGCACGAGGCACGCGCCGAGATCGACGGCCTCCTCGCCGCCGACGGTCCCGAGAACGTCCGGGCGCTGCAGCGCGCCATCCGCAACACCATGACCGAGCACGCCGGCGTCGTCCGCGACGAGGAGGGCCTGCGCACCGGACTCACCGAGCTCGCCGCGATCGAGGAGCGCATGGAACGCGTCGGCGTCCACCCCGACATCGCGGGCTACCAGGACCTCGCCCACGCGTTCGACCTCAAGTCCGCGGCCCTCGCCGCCCGCGCCACGCTCGAAGCCGCGCTCGAACGCCGGGAGACCCGCGGCTGCCACAACCGCAGCGACTACCCCGGCACGAACCCCGATCTCCAGGTGAACCTCGTCTGGTCCCCGACCACCGGCATCACCCACGAGAGCATCCCGCCCGTGCCCGAGGAGATCGCCTCCCTCATGGAAGACGTCTCCACCGACGGAAAGCTCGCCGAATGA
- a CDS encoding RNA polymerase sigma-70 factor — MHAGDDADPLDQAARDFLAARPQLFGIAYRVLGSAAEAEDIVQEAWLRWQNADRTDVVEPAAFLATITTRLAINAAQSARVRRESYVGPWLPEPVDTSADPQVGAERAEAVELAVLFLLEKLNPVERAAYVLREAFDYPYKQLADVLETSEANARQLVSRARKHLAAERREPVSPADHRRLLEVFLTAAQTGDLSTLEDVLASDVVSYSDGGGVRQASRIPVVGRPHVSKYVAAFAPRFWPGAEVRWVEANGLPAVLVSSDGNAFALLSVDVSADGIEQIMWVMNPAKLAPFVASLDH; from the coding sequence ATGCACGCTGGGGATGACGCCGACCCGCTTGACCAGGCAGCGAGGGACTTTCTCGCCGCGCGCCCGCAGCTCTTCGGCATCGCCTACCGTGTGCTCGGCAGCGCGGCGGAAGCCGAGGACATCGTCCAGGAGGCGTGGCTGCGGTGGCAGAACGCCGACCGTACGGACGTCGTCGAGCCGGCGGCCTTCCTGGCCACGATCACCACGCGTCTGGCCATCAACGCCGCCCAGTCGGCCCGGGTACGGAGGGAGTCGTACGTCGGTCCGTGGCTGCCCGAGCCCGTCGACACGAGTGCGGACCCCCAGGTGGGCGCGGAACGGGCCGAGGCGGTCGAACTGGCGGTCCTCTTCCTCCTGGAGAAGCTGAATCCGGTGGAACGGGCCGCGTACGTCCTGCGGGAGGCGTTCGACTACCCCTACAAGCAGCTGGCGGACGTCCTGGAGACGAGCGAGGCCAACGCCCGCCAGCTGGTGAGCCGTGCACGCAAGCACCTGGCCGCCGAGCGCAGGGAACCCGTCAGTCCGGCCGATCACCGGCGCCTGCTGGAGGTCTTCCTCACCGCCGCGCAGACGGGCGATCTGTCGACGCTCGAGGACGTCCTCGCCTCCGACGTGGTCAGCTACTCCGACGGCGGAGGGGTGCGTCAGGCATCGCGGATCCCCGTCGTGGGACGTCCGCACGTCTCGAAGTACGTCGCGGCCTTCGCACCGCGGTTCTGGCCCGGGGCGGAGGTGCGGTGGGTCGAGGCCAACGGGCTCCCGGCCGTGCTCGTGTCGTCCGACGGCAACGCGTTCGCGCTCCTGTCGGTGGACGTGTCCGCCGACGGCATCGAGCAGATCATGTGGGTGATGAACCCGGCCAAGCTGGCCCCCTTCGTGGCGTCGCTGGACCACTGA